From the Corythoichthys intestinalis isolate RoL2023-P3 chromosome 13, ASM3026506v1, whole genome shotgun sequence genome, one window contains:
- the LOC130928729 gene encoding B-cell CLL/lymphoma 6 member B protein-like isoform X1, translated as MAGGASAGYVKEFTRHCGDVLLNLNELRHRHILTDATLAVGDACLRAHSAVLVACSGFFYSLYSRHAQQVTVSLPSHLDPTCVSLLLDFMYTSRLPLTPATAPGVLAVAAYLQMDHVADTCRDFMRLHCRENMSVRHPRLELDPQVSVGSVAPEGGDLPNLVRTPGKTGDLLTPVSEELKKEPDSPPPTPDSPARSRCQPSSPAESKTCNKNLLCDTNATPNPKSCNWKKYKYIVLNPLCTGSSVKEEPQFRQVRPGEVPGQIDRQGQASCYEGSGRAPPLGPPASMEDGTAFSTTSTHHRHHQAVKRANYHLPHGYNTGGTKTVLSGDKPYRCNVCGARFNRPANLKTHARIHSGEKPYRCDTCGARFVQVAHLRAHVLIHTGEKPYPCHTCGTRFRHLQTLKSHLRIHTGEKPYSCDMCELRFRHKSQLRLHLRQKHGAVTNTKVRYKVLSAPLCSS; from the exons ATGGCGGGCGGAGCGAGCGCCGGCTACGTGAAGGAGTTCACCCGCCACTGCGGGGATGTGCTGCTCAACCTCAACGAGCTGCGGCACCGACACATCTTGACTGACGCCACCCTGGCGGTGGGCGACGCGTGCCTACGCGCTCACTCAGCCGTGCTGGTGGCCTGCAG CGGCTTCTTCTACTCGCTTTACTCACGGCACGCGCAGCAAGTGACGGTGTCGCTCCCTAGCCACTTGGACCCGACTTGCGTCTCCCTCCTGTTGGACTTTATGTACACGTCCCGCCTCCCCCTGACGCCAGCCACCGCCCCGGGCGTGCTGGCTGTGGCCGCCTACCTTCAGATGGACCACGTGGCCGATACCTGCCGCGACTTTATGCGGCTACACTG caGGGAAAACATGAGTGTCAGACACCCCCGATTGGAGCTGGACCCCCAGGTGTCTGTAGGCTCTGTGGCCCCTGAAGGCGGGGATCTGCCCAATCTGGTCAG AACACCGGGGAAGACCGGGGACCTGCTCACACCTGTTTCAGAGGAGCTGAAAAAGGAACCCGACTCGCCCCCTCCGACTCCCGACAGCCCGGCGCGCTCCCGCTGCCAGCCCAGCTCGCCCGCCGAGTCCAAAACCTGCAACAAAAATCTGCTG TGCGACACTAACGCGACGCCAAATCCAAAGTCGTGCAATTGGAAAAAATACAAGTACATCGTCCTGAACCCTCTCTGCACTGGGAGCTCAGTGAAAGAGGAGCCGCAGTTCCGTCAGGTGCGGCCTGGAGAAGTGCCCGGTCAGATTGATAG ACAGGGGCAGGCCTCCTGCTACGAGGGTTCTGGCCGAGCCCCTCCCCTCGGGCCACCCGCTTCCATGGAGGACGGAACAG CTTTCAGCACAACTTCTACCCATCATCGCCACCATCAGGCCGTCAAGCGAGCTAACTACCATCTGCCTCACGGTTACAACACCGGAGGAACTAAAACGGTTCTCTCGG GCGACAAGCCGTACCGCTGCAACGTGTGCGGTGCCCGATTCAACCGCCCCGCCAACCTCAAGACGCACGCTCGCATCCACTCCGGCGAGAAACCGTACCGCTGCGACACCTGCGGAGCGCGATTCGTTCAG GTGGCTCACCTCCGAGCGCACGTCCTGATCCACACGGGCGAGAAGCCGTACCCCTGTCACACGTGCGGCACCCGCTTCCGCCACCTGCAGACCCTGAAGAGCCACCTGCGCATTCACACCGGAGAGAAGCCTTACTCG TGCGACATGTGCGAGCTCCGTTTCCGCCACAAGAGTCAACTGCGACTGCATCTGCGCCAGAAGCACGGCGCTGTGACGAACACCAAGGTCCGCTACAAGGTCCTAAGCGCTCCACTTTGCTCATCCTGA
- the trip6 gene encoding thyroid receptor-interacting protein 6 — MSGPTWLPPRTLDSPERAAPQMSHSPGSAVYRAPNKKGAPDFRPKYSPLEQNGGGIATRYVATGPSGGPAHYYSPPHVPNEDHNWSAHELTHRGSDKTAGRHSDIDADIDSLSAMLADLDGHPQDSSTQLYDNVPYNKFLSGDHYNAVRPSSGYPPHPQNQYRAQSSYPGERGVTPYSAPHQRGDYYSSAPAKPYPQPVPASYTTASTPTGPRFSVQVKTAQPVTYSQTGRQAEQAYAPQPPRQHHPPLQASPQDWYPGHPGSQPQEIQRGRGGQVPLSKRGMENNHMGAALSPAYQSGKHVPAPSRPEEELDRLTKKLVYDMNHPPAEDYFGRCARCGDNVVGDGSGCVAMEQVFHVECFTCITCHARLRGQPFYALDKKSYCETCYISTLEQCSKCSKPILDRILRAMGKAYHPRCFTCVVCNCCLDGVPFTVDATSQIHCIEDFHRKYAPRCSVCGEPIMPEAGQEETVRIVALDRSFHVNCYVCEECGLLLSSEGEGRGCYPLDGHILCKGCSARRIQDLSAKISTDC, encoded by the exons ATGTCCGGTCCCACCTGGTTGCCACCGAGGACTCTGGACAGTCCCGAACGAGCCGCCCCCCAGATGTCCCACTCGCCGGGCTCGGCCGTCTACCGGGCGCCCAACAAGAAGGGGGCGCCGGACTTCCGGCCAAAATATAGCCCTTTGGAGCAGAACGGAGGAGGGATAGCTACTCGTTACGTGGCAACTGGACCCTCAG GTGGTCCCGCTCACTATTACTCCCCTCCGCACGTGCCCAACGAAGATCACAACTGGAGCGCTCACGAGCTGACT CACCGAGGATCCGACAAGACCGCGGGACGTCACTCTGACATCGACGCGGACATCGATTCGCTCAGCGCTATGCTGGCCGACCTCGACGGCCACCCGCAGGACTCCAGCACGCAA CTCTACGACAACGTGCCTTACAACAAATTCCTCTCGGGGGATCACTACAACGCAGTCCGGCCCTCCTCGGGGTACCCCCCTCATCCCCAGAATCAGTACCGCGCACAGTCTTCTTACCCCGGAGAGCGAGGCGTGACTCCGTACTCGGCACCCCACCAGCGCGGCGACTACTACTCGTCAGCCCCCGCCAAACCGTACCCGCAGCCCGTACCGGCGTCCTACACCACGGCGTCCACCCCAACCGGGCCCAGGTTTAGCGTGCAGGTCAAGACCGCCCAGCCCGTCACCTACTCGCAGACTGGGCGGCAGGCCGAGCAGGCTTACGCTCCGCAGCCGCCGCGCCAGCACCACCCGCCACTTCAGGCCAGCCCGCAGGACTGGTACCCCGGGCACCCTGGCTCCCAACCTCAGGAGATCCAGAGAGGAAGAGGAGGCCAGGTGCCTTTGTCTAAAAGAGGAATGGAAAATAATCACATGGGAGCAGCACTGAGTCCTGCTTACCAGTCAGGCAAG CACGTGCCAGCACCTAGCCGTCCGGAAGAAGAACTGGATCGCCTCACCAAGAAGCTCGTCTACGATATGAACCACCCGCCCGCCGAGGATTATTTTG GACGATGCGCTCGCTGCGGCGACAACGTGGTGGGCGACGGCAGCGGCTGTGTGGCCATGGAGCAGGTGTTCCACGTGGAGTGCTTCACATGTATCACGTGTCACGCCCGCCTGCGAGGGCAGCCCTTCTACGCCCTGGACAAGAAGAGTTACTGCGAGACTTGTTACATT AGTACGTTAGAGCAATGTTCCAAGTGCTCCAAGCCCATTTTAGACCGCATCCTTCGGGCGATGGGGAAAGCCTACCACCCTCGCTGTTTTACATGCGTGGTATGCAACTGCTGCTTGGACGGCGTGCCCTTCACCGTGGACGCCACTTCACAGATACATTGCATCGAAGACTTTCACAG GAAGTACGCACCTCGCTGTTCCGTTTGCGGCGAGCCCATCATGCCCGAGGCGGGTCAGGAGGAGACGGTCCGGATCGTTGCGCTGGACCGCAGCTTCCACGTCAACTGTTACGTGTGTGAG GAATGCGGACTCCTGTTGTCCTCCGAGGGCGAAGGTCGCGGATGCTACCCGTTGGACGGGCACATCCTTTGCAAGGGCTGTAGTGCCCGGCGGATCCAGGACCTCTCGGCCAAAATCTCCACGGACTGCTGA
- the LOC130928729 gene encoding B-cell CLL/lymphoma 6 member B protein-like isoform X2, which yields MAGGASAGYVKEFTRHCGDVLLNLNELRHRHILTDATLAVGDACLRAHSAVLVACSGFFYSLYSRHAQQVTVSLPSHLDPTCVSLLLDFMYTSRLPLTPATAPGVLAVAAYLQMDHVADTCRDFMRLHWENMSVRHPRLELDPQVSVGSVAPEGGDLPNLVRTPGKTGDLLTPVSEELKKEPDSPPPTPDSPARSRCQPSSPAESKTCNKNLLCDTNATPNPKSCNWKKYKYIVLNPLCTGSSVKEEPQFRQVRPGEVPGQIDRQGQASCYEGSGRAPPLGPPASMEDGTAFSTTSTHHRHHQAVKRANYHLPHGYNTGGTKTVLSGDKPYRCNVCGARFNRPANLKTHARIHSGEKPYRCDTCGARFVQVAHLRAHVLIHTGEKPYPCHTCGTRFRHLQTLKSHLRIHTGEKPYSCDMCELRFRHKSQLRLHLRQKHGAVTNTKVRYKVLSAPLCSS from the exons ATGGCGGGCGGAGCGAGCGCCGGCTACGTGAAGGAGTTCACCCGCCACTGCGGGGATGTGCTGCTCAACCTCAACGAGCTGCGGCACCGACACATCTTGACTGACGCCACCCTGGCGGTGGGCGACGCGTGCCTACGCGCTCACTCAGCCGTGCTGGTGGCCTGCAG CGGCTTCTTCTACTCGCTTTACTCACGGCACGCGCAGCAAGTGACGGTGTCGCTCCCTAGCCACTTGGACCCGACTTGCGTCTCCCTCCTGTTGGACTTTATGTACACGTCCCGCCTCCCCCTGACGCCAGCCACCGCCCCGGGCGTGCTGGCTGTGGCCGCCTACCTTCAGATGGACCACGTGGCCGATACCTGCCGCGACTTTATGCGGCTACACTG GGAAAACATGAGTGTCAGACACCCCCGATTGGAGCTGGACCCCCAGGTGTCTGTAGGCTCTGTGGCCCCTGAAGGCGGGGATCTGCCCAATCTGGTCAG AACACCGGGGAAGACCGGGGACCTGCTCACACCTGTTTCAGAGGAGCTGAAAAAGGAACCCGACTCGCCCCCTCCGACTCCCGACAGCCCGGCGCGCTCCCGCTGCCAGCCCAGCTCGCCCGCCGAGTCCAAAACCTGCAACAAAAATCTGCTG TGCGACACTAACGCGACGCCAAATCCAAAGTCGTGCAATTGGAAAAAATACAAGTACATCGTCCTGAACCCTCTCTGCACTGGGAGCTCAGTGAAAGAGGAGCCGCAGTTCCGTCAGGTGCGGCCTGGAGAAGTGCCCGGTCAGATTGATAG ACAGGGGCAGGCCTCCTGCTACGAGGGTTCTGGCCGAGCCCCTCCCCTCGGGCCACCCGCTTCCATGGAGGACGGAACAG CTTTCAGCACAACTTCTACCCATCATCGCCACCATCAGGCCGTCAAGCGAGCTAACTACCATCTGCCTCACGGTTACAACACCGGAGGAACTAAAACGGTTCTCTCGG GCGACAAGCCGTACCGCTGCAACGTGTGCGGTGCCCGATTCAACCGCCCCGCCAACCTCAAGACGCACGCTCGCATCCACTCCGGCGAGAAACCGTACCGCTGCGACACCTGCGGAGCGCGATTCGTTCAG GTGGCTCACCTCCGAGCGCACGTCCTGATCCACACGGGCGAGAAGCCGTACCCCTGTCACACGTGCGGCACCCGCTTCCGCCACCTGCAGACCCTGAAGAGCCACCTGCGCATTCACACCGGAGAGAAGCCTTACTCG TGCGACATGTGCGAGCTCCGTTTCCGCCACAAGAGTCAACTGCGACTGCATCTGCGCCAGAAGCACGGCGCTGTGACGAACACCAAGGTCCGCTACAAGGTCCTAAGCGCTCCACTTTGCTCATCCTGA
- the sst5 gene encoding somatostatin-1 yields MFQARILLLLSAGLLVRVSTGTPNAARLFTEALQEDTGLDKDWTGSLLLRLISDLAERDEALPELGVGVALMRRHLPLSQRERKAGCRNFFWKTFTSC; encoded by the exons ATGTTTCAGGCACGTATTCTGCTTTTGCTGTCCGCCGGGCTGCTGGTGCGGGTCAGCACCGGCACCCCCAACGCGGCCCGTCTGTTCACAGAAGCCCTACAAGAGGACACCGGCCTGGATAAG GACTGGACCGGCTCGCTCTTGCTCAGGCTCATCTCCGATCTGGCGGAGAGGGACGAAGCGCTCCCCGAGCTGGGGGTCGGCGTGGCGTTGATGCGCCGACACCTCCCGCTTTCCCAAAGAGAGCGCAAGGCGGGATGTCGCAACTTCTTCTGGAAAACTTTCACCTCCTGTTGA